The DNA segment AGCTGATTAATCAGCTTTGTTGATTTGTACAAGTTAATTAGCTCAAgttactaagtttgttagtggtagtaggtgaagtttaggttaacctactgttttgtcaagttgtaagcttgtttATGTATTGGCTTTGAGCCATATTCagttttttgaatgaattcaacaagttttcatCTATATGCTCtctatttttagttttgcttcaaAATCTTTTGAGGTTTCTGCTTTGTTTCTGCTGCAAGTCACGAGACTTGCTCGACAAGCATTCTGTTGAAGCTTGCTGCTGTAGCACTTAGATCCAACACTAAACAATCAGAAGATATCATTTGCAAGAGCTTGTCTAACAGCTAGAGTGTTGAACCGAACTCTTTTGATGCCTAGCTTAAGTGGTTCACTTTTCTACAAGGAAATTGACCTCTTGCACCCTATTTCCTTTGATCAAGTCTTCCAATATGAAAGGTTTAATTCACTTTGTAACCGATTTGTACGGTTGGGTCGTTACTCGGACCTTGGGAATCAAACAGGAAAATATGATCTCCGAAAGGGAAGTGGAAGAAAGTGGACAGTTGAGAGAGACCTGGAGCAGCTGAAGCAAAGCAGCCGAGGTCCTATTGATAAGTACCAAGTGATTAGTATAGCTGGAAAGAATCCGTTTCTTTGGCATGATCATTGGCCCGTTAAGGACTATGCAAGGGTCTTTGAGTGCCTTGTGTTGGTTGATGAGATTGCTAAAGAAGCAGATAAAGTTGTGTCCAAGATTAGGCGGATTGGAAGAAAGCTTAGGAGCAAAACCAATTTCGGAGCAGAGGGTTCTTCACTGTCATATGCTCCTTATGTAGCCATCCATATGAGGGTAGAAATAGACTGGATGATTCATTGTAAGAAGTTGGAGCAACGATCAAGGATTAGCCAAATTTGTAGTAGCAAGCAAGAGATTATGGAACGAGTGGGAAATATTGTGGGCTTAGAATCTACGGCCATTGTTTATCTCGCGGTTGCCGATAGCCTCCTTAAtgattcttcaatattggatgGTTGGAAAATAGGGTTGGTTCCTTTCGAGAAGAAGAAATTAGGGGTAGATGGAATTTACAAGAAGCATCCATATCTGATTCAGTCAGCAATCGACTATGAGGTGTGCTCAAGAGCTGATACATTTGTAGGCAACAGCTTTTCCACTTTTTCTAGCCTCATTGTTCTTGAGAGAACACAAAGGGTGATTAGAATGGGCATCACAAGCTCATGTAGCATTGATGTTCGATGGCCATCTTATGCATATAATATACCAGGGGAATCAAATGCTCCGCAGAAGTGGATGACTAATATGTCTGATTCAAATCTCAAGGCAATTAGTTATGGTTCTAATGCCATCTCATGTTGAAGTTTATCTAAGTTGTGGCCTGCGGGTGTTATCATCACTGCAGGTTCACCATTTTTAACCCACTTCATCCTTCAGGTTGCATATCAAGAATAGCAATATGAGAGAATATCAAGATACAGTTGAATACTGAGATAGGTAGTCTTTTATCTTTTTACATTTTCATAGACTATATTTCATTACGAAGCCATTGTCCTCTTAGTTCATGTTTTAATCAAACTTAATGATCTTCACCCTCAACTAATAGATAAAATTAAGAGCTTTTTTGGGGTCATTTTTTTTCGCCAGATTGGATTCGAGTGGTAAGTTGGAGTGAATCACCACCGTTTGTTGCCTTCACTTAGAATCAAAGAATTAGTTTCATTATCATTACGTAGGTCCAACGTTGGCAGCGCTGTTCAATTATGACAAATGATGGGAGGAGTTGTAGTTAAGTGAAAACATGTCCCTCATTTTTTTCTAATACcttatttaacttattttttactTACTTTCATGAAAGGCTTGCATAGTCAGTAAATAAACATCTCTCAGCCATCAAGCCCATAAAGAGGGTTCAtaacttcttttttttgtttgatacatatatgtatgttttggCCATACATAAAGGTAGAAAATGAAGGGTCATTTCATAGCCTCACTCTAATGAGAAAGCCTATATTATAACTTCTTGTTgccaaaaattctaaatattatagTGTCCTTGCTgagaaatcaaaaaagaaatcCCATTTGCTGTTATAGGTAAGTGTCGGAGCGAGCCTTGATGTAGACTGAAAATGGCAGTGCATGTTTAGGTTTTTCCCATAAAATGAATGGTTAATAAACTTATAACAACACTTTACAACCACAAAACCAATATAAGATGACTGCTATTAATATCATTGCAAAGATTTTGTTTCATTAACTTCCCATTCAATTTGATGACATCACCTAGATGTTTACCctatcatctttcttttcccttcAAGAAGAAAGCAACTACCATGCAGAGTATCTTCCTGCAAACTAACAAGAACTAGATAAGTTTTGAGGAGTGATGATCTCATTGTGTGTAAATGAAAATGAAGCCCATAGAGTGAGAAATTCTTTGCCCCAGTAAACCTTATTGGACTCACTTCATTGGAGCCAAGGAAGCTGATGAAGGTCCTTCATGGTATCTACATAAGAATCTGTATAGAGAGGTGAGTGATGATGGTCGGTTGGACTAAAACCCCCAGCAAGGAACCTTTGGATTAGAGCCCGATGTGATCTTTCTTGGTCTGAATTCGCATCCATGATCGTAGGGAGTGAATTGAAAGTCTCCCATGCCCATTGTTCTGATTCTTGGACACAATGGGTGACCAAGTCTTCAGAGTTATCTTCATCCCAAAGGGCACATAGACAGGTCTGTTGACCTTCCCTGTACTCAGCACCACATGAATAACAAAACTCATGCCCGCACCTGAAAAGTAGGCATGGAAGCAAAGTCGGTTTCAAGCCATATAATAAACGAAGCCATATACTGAAAAATTGTTCGTGCTCAAAACATCAAATGTGAACAAACAAGAGTTGAACACAAGCATACAGAATTCATTAGTTCAAAGGATGGCCAACTCCATTAACCAAGTAGTTAAGTCATGGATGACTTGGTTACAACTTTATATCATATGATGCACCAAATAAAGTCCCAACACCAAGAGACCATCTCAGCATAAAAGGCCACTTTCCTACAACCCCCTTTTTCAGCATTCCAACCAAGTTACCATTCAAAGATAGTCCTTGGTAAACAGGCCTGTTACTAGATTCAAGTGCAGCAAATAAGAATGTGCCTCAGAAGAAAGCAAGAAAACTGCACCAAATGTTTAACCTCTAGTAGGAAGGAAATCAACATAAAAATTTTCATCTTTCAAAGTTCATTCTGCTCATTATTTAATCAATGAAAGCATTGTTCTTTGTAATACTGAGCACTACTGATCTTACCGGCATGTCATATGATAGCAACCTTGAGTAAGTTCAATCATCCTAGTGCACCGCTGGAAAGGTTTGCATCTCTTGTTCTGTGCCAATAGATGCAAGGTAATGTCTGCAGCATCTCTTTCCTCAAGAGGGAGGTTTTGATACTCTTCACAACTCGTTGACGAACGCCATGGAACTCCACATTCCACACATATAAACCTTCGACAAGCTGGGCACTCAACACAGCTATTATCCGATTGAGTAGATAAACTAGCCCCAGCTGACAAGCATTCACGAGGGTGAAGCAAGATAGAACAATTCCGATAAGGACAGTAGATTCCATTTCTAAAGACTCGTAGAAAGCCAGTGGAAGAAAGGATCTACACTCGACAGTGGAGATGTAATATTTGCATCTTAACTGAGGGCACCTGATTGGGACTGGGACGACTGCAGTTTACCATAAACATAAGTTCTCATACAATGGGAACAGAATTTATGAGAACACTTAATGTTAATCATCATCAATGTTGGCTTGTCCTCACAGCAAATCGAACAATTTTCAAGTGATTTGTCTCCATTGGCAGGAGAAGAAATGACTCCTATTGCTACTTGAGCTAGCTGCAACGGTCTCAAAAGGTTGATGCTTGGGGTAAGTTTTAGAACGAACTCTTCCAAATTATGAGCCAGTTCTAGGATCCTTTCCCTCAGTGCCAACAGAAGTGGATTATCAAGTTTTTTCTTGTACATTATCTGCCAGAAATTCACGTCAGTAAAGCATAATTCAAGGTAAAACATGAAAGTTATTTGTGTTACTATAGACATTGAACTTCAAATAAGCTATTATCTATGAAAGCAACTATTAACAGTTAGCCCTAGTTAACCGAATGAATGGACACACAATTCTGCATTTagtcaatttaataattaaacagATAAATGTTGCAATAAAGTGAGCTTCAGCACTAGCTTTGAAGAACCCAATTTCAAAACTTAAGATACCAAAATTTCAGCTTACTTGATCTATAATCCATATTCCCTAGCGGGTGAATATCAACAAGAGATACATATCTTCTGTAACTCCAAAACattgaaagaaaaatgaaacttCAAATTACACGAAGGTTCAGAGATATCATATGATGAACAATGGTGTCATAAAAACGACATAATCATTAATGTTCACGGACCTGATCATATAACAACGGGGAATTGTTGagcattggcctgcaatgcaatATGTGACCAGCAGCAAAAACAGCAGCAGCTCACCAAGCAGACCAGTAATGGAGCAGAACCGAGTGCAGCAGCTAGTTTgattcattttgtttattttgttcctATGTAACTTTGTTTAGTTTCTTTGTAATTTGTTCACAAAGTTAGTAGGATTAGATTTTTGATTTGTACTTGATGTAATAGCTGATATATCAGCTTACTTTTGCTTGTAATTCAAAGATTGTATTTGCTTTGTATTAGTGGGAGCAGTTACATCATTAGGTAACTGTCCAATTGTTATGTAACTTacatatatttcaaatttatcaatgAAAATTAAGTTGTTGTCTGgttttcattttcattcaaaCTCTTAATTCATTTTTGCTTCGGttcttttgcttttgttttttattttgcttttggCTTGTTTTGCTGTCTTTGTTCCAATAGGAATCAGCAAAAGCATATACAGTGCGGATTTTGTTCTGCATGGCCGCTGTCAAACCATCCATTAAAGCTAAATAATCAACCACGGATTCGTCCACATAAAAGTCAAGCTTTTTCTGCACTTGAATAACCGGGCTATTGGCCGATCCCTCCATTACGACCCCAATTCCTGAAAAGCCAAAAAAAGAGTCCCCAAACTCAGCTAAAGAGATGCCCTTGAAGAACATCTTCACCGAAAATTTATCGACTTCCTCTTTTACCACTCCTTCAGTTTCCTTCCATACATCCTCGTCTTCACAATAGCTACGAAAGTCTTCCTCATCTTCTTCTACGCCAACTATGGATTCATCAGTTTCCTCCATTTTTTGAACTCCAAATGGTGGCAACGATCTCTGCTACTCTTTAGACTTCAAGTAATTACTTATAACCAAAGCTAAGCAAAACCAATCACCGAATTTGATGAAGCCAACAGTGACCTTTTCCAGCTCATATACTTAAACAAAATCCTAAATAACCCATCACGGAAATTGACCAAGACTACAGGTTTAATCACCAAAATCTAAccgaaatcaagaaaaaaaaaaacaagttccaCAAACCAAAAGTTTATCTTCCAGTTCTTGATTCCAAATTAGAATCTAACAAATACCCATCAACAGATTAATTTAAAGCTCCAAGCTCggttcaaataaattaaaattaaaacttggCACTTCTAAAAGAAGCAACCACTAATAATGCTATAACCCCAGTAGGGGAAAAGGAAAACTCGAAGAGAGGGAGAGCTAAATCTACTGAAAAATCAATCCCTGCATCTTTTTGCTTGCCACATTGGACAGGTTGAAGCTTGTTGAGAATCTTAAAACTTCATCAACTAATGCTTGATGGAAATACAAAACATTCTTCGAGTGTTTGACCAACTAAGctttattgaaataatgataatattatatatacttttttttaaccAATATTAAAACTACATTTCACATAGCATAGAAAGTTCTACGTAACATCTGGAAATTTTCGAGAAGACATTGTTTTGTGATTTGATATGCTAAGATTTAGAAATTTGGAAAATTAGTCAATTAAAGAATTTTTATGAAAACAGAGTTGATATTTGAGATTGATATGGATGAAAAGAATTATAGAAGTTAAAATGTGatgaaaagattaaattgtaaattttgaaaagtttaagggtaaaattgaaatttgataaaATGAGGAATGCgaattattgtttaatttatatAAGAATAAGTTGGAATATGTATGAGTAAAATGCAAATATCTTTTGGGATTAGATTGAAAAGATTTGAtagtaaagagattaaattgtaaatatactAATTCAATTGAGAAAAGGGTAAAGCATCCCATTATGTGTATCAAGTATTAAATGATAACTAAGGAATTTGGGTTGATTAATAATTGTTTCTTATGAAAAAATTGTACAAAAgagtaaaaaaatagtaaaattaccatttttccataAAAGGATATTTTGGTCATTCTCAAGGATTTTACTATGGAAGTATTATTTTGATAAGGTTATTGATATTTAGGATTAATATGAACCTTTGGATTAGGTTATTTTAGTGTGATCAAATGTGGACCACACAATTTATATGGActttaactaaaatattattttggattttttttttggtagaataAACTAGCATTAAGGGATTACACAATGAAAATCAAACTAAGGCAACATAGGACCATTATAATCAACCAGTAGTAGATTCCTCACTAAAGGTGGTGGCTCTTCAATCAGTTGTAATCTCATGAAACATGTAGCAGTATACTTGACCAAGTGATCCGCAACTTCATTCTGAGTTCTTGGAACATGGCTAATACGAACCTTCCAATTCTGATTTAGTAGTCGATAAATTAGGCGAAGCTTCGCCAGTCTACTATTTGCAGCTCCACCAGCTGAAATCGTGTCCACTAATAGGACATTGTCACATTTCAATTCCAACTGTCTAAACCCCTTATCCTATGCTAAATTTAGACCCTCAAGTATCGCCCTTGCTTAGACCTTGAACACTGTGTCATCCCCAAGCCTTATTGAAAAGCCATATAACCAAGTCCTATTCTCATCTCTAAAAACTCCTCCAATGGAAGCATATGATCTAGTTGGTGATATTACCCCATCTGTATTGAGTTTAATCTCGCCTACATCAGGAATAGACCAATGCAAAACTATCAACCGATGATTATTAAGGCAGTCGGTAGAAATTGTCCTCATATAGTTCCTCATCCAACTTATGTTTGTTATTGCTTATTGTATAAATctcacaccaaaaatatataaaattaaatcggtggtgtccgcaagtatatgagttaaattgtaatatagtatttGTGTTTACAACGGAACACAGGGAAGTATTCTAAGGATCATATCTAAGGGAGTATGGATTAAATCTATTGAAAACTTCTTTACAATAATAAGACtaagtaataataattaaatcatatattatgatagatcataaaatataatattagaaataaaataaaataaataaacagtaaaataaacaaatgacTAAATAGATAAAACCAATTCGAAAGATTAACTCGTTTAAGGggttgtaattaatttaatatcaggGTTTTAGGGGGGATTAGCTatcaattaacaaaatattaCCTTTCAGCCTCTAATCGATTAATCAATTGgttgatactcgcttatctcccgacctcactttctcaaccaggataaatTACGTTTTACTTGGCaaaacttatctctcgaccttgtTTAACCTTCGATTACTTCCTAGGATTGTTAAGCCTAGGGTTTAGGAACGCGTAACTTAAACCAACTAATCCTATTGGGAAACCCTAAATCCTTTGTTAATCACACCCCCATCCACTCGTTACTCTCTCTTATAGGATTCCACTCATATTATTCATAATCTCAAACTCAAttgaattaaacatttaaataacaagattgaattgaaagagaaaagagattagAATAATCTTGGATTTGATATCGATTGAAGAATGGAGTAGTGAATCTATCAATTGAAATAACAAATATCGTCTCTTGAGAAGGAAAATAACTGAAATACAAGAAATTTTGGATCGAAATTGATTCAAAGAGAGAAGAACAAAgagtttataaaaattaaaagaaaacttaaTCTAACCCTACTActaaactactagggtttttgGATGCGTCGAAgacgacttagttacatcaaaccctaAGGTTTTTTTATAAGAGTGTTGCCAGTTCGAATTATGTCTTCGACACGTCATAGGtctttgtataaaatttattgtGTGGAAAAAAATAACCCCAAAATACTTGGGTACAACATCGACCCTATATCGCGGCATACACAATCTATGGTGCGACACATTAAGGAAATTGTGGCTTCCTTGGTTAATTTCATGCTTTGACAATTTGGGAAGCTTATGGATCACTCAACCTTGCTCCTATATCTATTGAGCCTATAATTCATCATCTTACACACTCAATTACACAAATTAGCACTACCTAAGGCCTATGTCGGCCTAATAAGTTACAACACTCACAAAATGTGTTagaaaaacacttattttactaaCTTTTACTACtaacaaaaacataccaaaaatgtaataataaatactaaaagtTCTAGAAAATAAGCTCTTTAAGTGCAGAAATAGACCGaaataactactacatttgatgTCAGGTCAAATAACCCCACACATAAGTCTTTACTTGTCTTAAAATAAACtaagcaaaaacaaaataaaaactgaAACCAAACTAAATTGAAAACGAAAAATAAACatgcaagaaaagaaaattaacttGATACAGGAAATTGGATAGAAATATATTAACAAGATTaatgtaaataaacatataattctaGAATAAACATAtagttcaataaattacaaaacaaacaaataaaagaatgttAAGTATAGGTTTCCATCAAAATAGATATACAAACAAGCAATTATGTTCAATTGAATATAAgtggtaaaaatataaaaaattggcACAATGTCATCCATATAAAGTACTACCtaagtcacataggacttttcggcttgtaacgttCTACACCTTAGGTTGGTTCAGAATTCAAGAACAGGCTCGATAAAATAGCTAAGCATGAAAGTAGTTTGGCACATTGTATTGTCCTCGATACTCCCCAATTTCAAATAATATCACCACCTTATATCCACTTATCTCACCTTCCTTTTCTCTCCATTATTAAAGCCTAGTACAATGTTCATGAGTACAATCATCCGAGCtcgtatttttttgaaaaatgtgtGTACTTTTTTTCCAACTcactttgcttttatttttttcttcgaGATTTTCTCTATtggcattttgttttatttttctacaaGCTTAAGAAATCTTATACTTACCATACAATACCTTAGTTCACTCACTTTTTTCACTTTTGAAGTCTCCATGATATATTTACCTAGCCCTTCAATATCAATGGTCGAACGTCTAAATATATGCAAGGACCAAGAAATAAAGGATAAAATAGATTATTTATTAGGCTTACGGTTTCATTTCTGGTTCATTAAGAAAATGGATTCAGACTCAAAATAGGTACTAAGGAAATATTCACGGGATAACTTTTTGGCTCAAAAAATTGTCTACCAAACAATGTCTTAGGTTGTCCCTAGGTAATTCAATACATGAATTATATTAGCAAAGTCTATTGATTTCTACAACCTATAAGTTAATTAAACATGCAtgctatttatatatttatttatcatgTGGTATGCTTAGCATCTTAAATCTATTCACAATGTAATGAATTGAACTAAATAGtctaaaattagaaaatttagaatcaattattatcaaactaaatttctaatttattcaaaaaatccaATTAACACGCTCCTAGCCAATAACTTGTATTTCTACAAACTCAAGTATAACACCCTATTCGCATTCTGACCGTTCGACTTGAGCTATAAGGTGTTACGACATTAAACcttgaatatattttttaatatcaatcaaaaacaaataaataaatcatatccATTCATTTCCATGCTATTTAATCAAATCAGGACCTAAATCGAGCTTACtgaacatttaaaacaagccgggaacaattttagaataaaatgaaacttttacaaaattttgagtAGAAAGTGAAAATAggggttacatggccgtgtgacaagGCTCAACCCATGTGGCTCAagaacatggccgtgtggccaaatCGTGTAATAACTTGTGCCTGTGTATCTCAAGGTCACACGACCGTAtctccaggccgtgtaactttctgaaaCCTTATGGACAAACCTGCACCAAAAATCAAAgaggtcacatggtcgtgtcatgcAACGAcgtgggacacacggtcgtgtggtaaATTGTGTACCAGTTGTATGTGCCCCAAAAGACCTTCAAACACAAGCCATTTCGCATACCAAAACTTAGACTCCAAGCTATGCATTAAAAAACTTTCAATCTTATTCAAAAtgtgccaaaataagccaaaatatACCAATTCACCATCAACATTGGAACAGTAatttgggaccaaaaatctgacctaaaaacatgatttatttttatttcattatatggtccgtaatataataggcatgtcatgtgaaaattttgaaacaaaaattttatcaattaaatgcTTCATTACGAGAAggattaaatcacataaaatgtgaaagttgaattctagtagctataaggatcaaatagctatgaaatttaaaaattaaggtccttataaggtaattagaccattaagaaaagtatgtagatttttcttggtgactcatccatggaattatagaaaaatggcaaggactaaattggaaataccaaaatacttaattaattaaaagatgataaaagaaaatatcatcttattattgtcatcttcaacctaaaatttatggaaaccctaggagagagacaggaaactttcaaggcttaattgggtagtaattttggtatttttgaaaccgggatagcttaatctctctatttgagtgattaatttgaaaagttatcaaggtatgaaaatggttcatggatgtattatgatgaaaattagaaatttatggtaggaaatcaaagattattgatagataaacaacttttgcaaagtgatttttgatgaaaacttgaattagggactaaaatgtaaacttatgAAATTGAAggaaatattctaaaattttatgtacatgtgctataaattttgtaagggagctttggttaggcttgtaatagggagtaatttgtacaagtttcattttccgggccTAGCGACAAAATcgaaatttatgaaaaagttaggggcaaaatgataattttgcctaggacgtaaattgagtccatttaaatatgaaatgaatgaaattgatggttaaattcattaatATAGATTCGGAAAACACTAATGCAAGGTTaggttgaggaaaagaaaagatttcggattagtagacttttacgcgaacaagtgtcgaggtaagttcatgtaacttaatcgggcatgtaaatatgtttaattgaatgttgtgattgtatgaaatgttattatcATTTGATATGAACTATTTGATTGctataaataaaaattgaatacatgcttgaaatgatgaaaaagagTTAAGTctagattgaatattgaattccaatGATTATATACGCTTTCccgaaactaataaggtcctgcatttgttgcggacgggatttagctcagacgagtaatccaaATAACCTTGTTATAGAAAAGATTTAGTCCAGACGagtaatcccgatataatactttttgagcatatgttatgattaggattttgtaacacctctaacccgtttCTTTCACCGGActgggttacaaagtattaccagTCAGAACACATATTCGAAATAATCACATGCATATACTTGTACACATTTATAAAccattcattttttcattttcatttcatcaagccGAACATAAAGCATTCTCCATTATGTTAGACAATTGTTCACTTCCAACCTTGTC comes from the Gossypium hirsutum isolate 1008001.06 chromosome A06, Gossypium_hirsutum_v2.1, whole genome shotgun sequence genome and includes:
- the LOC107963059 gene encoding O-fucosyltransferase 23 → CLALVTIALFFRAIFLHSFSGYGVIKSNNLRLILSPSVHLESHEGIRGDKFLEVPQIVWGLNHLDPTLNNQKISFARACLTARVLNRTLLMPSLSGSLFYKEIDLLHPISFDQVFQYERFNSLCNRFVRLGRYSDLGNQTGKYDLRKGSGRKWTVERDLEQLKQSSRGPIDKYQVISIAGKNPFLWHDHWPVKDYARVFECLVLVDEIAKEADKVVSKIRRIGRKLRSKTNFGAEGSSLSYAPYVAIHMRVEIDWMIHCKKLEQRSRISQICSSKQEIMERVGNIVGLESTAIVYLAVADSLLNDSSILDGWKIGLVPFEKKKLGVDGIYKKHPYLIQSAIDYEVCSRADTFVGNSFSTFSSLIVLERTQRVIRMGITSSCSIDVRWPSYAYNIPGESNAPQKWMTNMSDSNLKAISYGSNAISC